Proteins co-encoded in one Streptococcus parauberis NCFD 2020 genomic window:
- the gla gene encoding aquaglyceroporin Gla, producing the protein MEITWAVKYITEFLATALLLILGNGSVANVDLKGTKGHNSGWIIIAFGYGFGVMMPALMFGNVSGNHINPAFTIALAVSGFFPWAHVAPYIIAQLLGAIFGQLVVVGVYGPYFRKTENPNPILGSFSTISALDDGSVESRKPSIINGFANEFAGSFILFFGAMALTKNFFGSELVGKLVAAGYDKAAAETQVAPFTSGSLAVAHMGIGFLVMTLVASLGGPTGPGLNPARDLGPRIVHHFLPKSVLGQAKGDSKWWYAWVPVLSPILAGIVAVALFKYLYIK; encoded by the coding sequence ATGGAAATTACATGGGCTGTGAAGTACATCACAGAATTTCTTGCAACTGCTTTACTATTGATTCTTGGTAATGGTTCTGTTGCAAATGTTGACTTAAAAGGAACTAAAGGACATAATTCAGGTTGGATTATCATTGCCTTTGGTTATGGATTTGGGGTTATGATGCCAGCATTGATGTTTGGTAACGTTTCTGGTAACCACATTAACCCAGCCTTCACTATTGCACTTGCGGTATCAGGATTTTTCCCTTGGGCACATGTTGCACCTTATATCATTGCACAATTGCTCGGTGCTATCTTTGGTCAATTAGTTGTTGTTGGTGTTTATGGTCCATATTTCCGTAAAACTGAAAATCCAAATCCAATTTTAGGATCATTCTCAACTATCTCTGCACTTGATGATGGTTCGGTTGAAAGTCGTAAACCTTCAATCATTAATGGTTTTGCAAACGAGTTTGCTGGTTCATTTATCCTTTTCTTCGGAGCTATGGCTTTGACTAAAAACTTCTTTGGTTCAGAATTAGTTGGTAAATTAGTAGCTGCTGGTTATGATAAAGCAGCTGCTGAAACACAAGTGGCACCATTTACTTCAGGCTCACTTGCTGTAGCTCATATGGGTATTGGTTTCTTAGTTATGACTTTAGTAGCCTCACTAGGCGGACCTACTGGTCCTGGACTTAACCCTGCACGTGACTTAGGTCCTCGTATTGTTCACCATTTCTTACCTAAATCAGTTTTAGGTCAAGCAAAAGGTGATTCAAAATGGTGGTATGCATGGGTTCCGGTTTTATCTCCAATCCTTGCAGGTATTGTTGCGGTAGCATTATTCAAATACCTATACATCAAATAA
- a CDS encoding Xaa-Pro dipeptidyl-peptidase, giving the protein MKYNQFSYIPVTNDQAYSELTALGFTITKEMTNKEALQSFVSTCYLHQPDKDYAFSLLLADQDTDLLSFFQSDAVLTAEIFYYVTLQLLEFVPGVDFTVLDQFLSQLDFPITYNADEILVNLHQLLATRQKNGMTLIDYLVSQGFLSMDNDYHYFNGKSLATFDTSSLIREIVYVEAPIDTDNDGRTDLIKVNIIRPKTSHKIPTMMTASPYHQGVNEVANDKKLYQMEGELAVKEAHEIHCKNQLIEKMPTTDAALPVTGSQESFTYIDSYTLNDYFLTRGFANIYVSGVGTAGSDGFMTSGDYLQIESFKAVIDWLNGRAKAFASHKRDSYVLATWSNGLVATTGKSYLGTMSTGLATTGVDGLKVIIAEAGISSWYDYYRENGLVCSPGGYPGEDLDVLTELTYSRSLLAGDYLRQKDKYQAMLADQSQALDRTSGDYNQYWHNRNYLSHADKVTCDVVYTHGLQDWNVKPKQVYNIFNALPASIKKHLFLHQGQHVYLHNWQSIDFKESMNALLCQKLLDLENEYQLPTVIWQDNKAAQTWKTLELFGGSDSLQLPLGDGLATINNNYPEQEFTAYGKDFRAFKASLFLGKSNQIHIDLTLEEDLLINGPVTLDLKIKSSVNKGLLSAQLLDYGKAKRHSDLPSVLELRTIDNGQNFAREDLKELPFKESDYRVVSKGVINLQNRSGLLQIEEVIPDQWMTLQFDLQPSIYQLKKGDQLRLILYTTDFEHTVRDNEDYQLTVDLKASKLKIPK; this is encoded by the coding sequence ATGAAGTATAATCAATTTTCTTATATACCAGTTACAAATGACCAAGCCTATTCTGAACTCACTGCATTAGGCTTTACAATCACCAAAGAAATGACTAACAAAGAAGCTCTTCAGTCATTCGTATCCACTTGCTATCTTCATCAGCCTGATAAAGATTATGCTTTTTCACTCTTACTTGCTGATCAAGACACTGATTTATTAAGCTTTTTCCAGTCAGATGCGGTGCTAACTGCAGAGATTTTTTATTATGTGACACTACAACTCCTTGAATTCGTTCCTGGAGTGGATTTCACTGTCTTAGACCAATTCCTCAGTCAACTGGACTTCCCAATTACCTACAATGCAGATGAAATTCTAGTTAATCTGCACCAGCTATTGGCTACAAGACAAAAAAATGGGATGACTCTGATTGACTATTTGGTTAGTCAAGGCTTTCTATCAATGGATAATGATTACCACTACTTCAACGGTAAATCGTTAGCTACTTTTGACACTAGCAGTTTGATTCGCGAGATTGTCTATGTTGAAGCACCAATTGATACAGATAATGACGGCAGAACAGACTTGATTAAGGTCAATATTATTAGACCCAAAACGAGTCATAAAATTCCAACCATGATGACGGCTAGTCCATACCACCAAGGTGTAAATGAAGTCGCTAATGACAAGAAGCTCTACCAAATGGAAGGGGAACTTGCTGTCAAAGAAGCCCATGAAATTCACTGCAAAAATCAATTAATTGAAAAAATGCCGACTACTGATGCGGCACTTCCAGTTACTGGCAGTCAAGAAAGCTTTACTTATATCGACTCATACACCCTCAATGATTACTTTTTAACACGTGGATTTGCTAATATCTACGTCTCTGGCGTGGGGACTGCAGGTTCGGATGGCTTTATGACGAGTGGGGATTACCTTCAAATTGAAAGCTTTAAGGCTGTTATTGATTGGTTGAATGGCCGTGCAAAAGCCTTTGCTAGCCACAAACGCGACAGCTATGTCCTTGCCACCTGGTCAAATGGATTAGTGGCAACAACAGGAAAATCCTATCTGGGGACCATGTCTACCGGGCTGGCAACCACCGGAGTTGATGGCTTGAAAGTTATCATAGCGGAAGCTGGCATCTCATCTTGGTACGACTACTATAGAGAAAACGGTTTGGTTTGCAGCCCTGGTGGCTACCCAGGGGAAGACCTGGACGTACTGACAGAACTAACTTACTCCAGAAGCCTCTTGGCTGGTGACTATCTCCGTCAAAAAGATAAGTACCAAGCCATGTTAGCAGACCAGTCGCAAGCTTTAGACCGTACCAGTGGGGACTATAACCAATATTGGCACAACCGCAACTATCTCTCGCATGCTGACAAGGTCACTTGTGATGTGGTTTATACACATGGTCTTCAAGACTGGAATGTTAAACCAAAACAAGTTTACAACATTTTCAACGCTCTTCCTGCTTCGATTAAAAAACATCTCTTTCTTCATCAAGGACAACATGTTTATTTACACAACTGGCAATCCATTGACTTTAAAGAAAGCATGAATGCCTTGTTATGTCAAAAATTATTGGACCTTGAAAATGAATACCAATTGCCAACAGTAATTTGGCAAGATAATAAAGCAGCACAGACTTGGAAGACTTTAGAATTATTTGGTGGTTCAGACAGCCTCCAGTTACCACTGGGAGACGGTTTAGCGACTATTAACAATAATTATCCAGAACAAGAATTCACAGCATATGGTAAAGATTTTAGGGCATTTAAGGCGAGTCTATTCTTAGGGAAGTCAAATCAAATCCACATCGATCTGACATTGGAAGAGGATCTCTTGATAAATGGGCCTGTTACTCTAGACCTAAAGATTAAATCTTCAGTCAATAAGGGACTTTTATCAGCTCAGCTATTGGACTACGGAAAAGCCAAACGACATAGTGATTTGCCCAGTGTTTTAGAGCTAAGAACTATTGATAATGGTCAGAACTTTGCACGTGAAGATCTAAAAGAATTGCCTTTCAAAGAGTCGGACTACCGTGTAGTTTCTAAAGGGGTTATCAACTTGCAAAATAGATCTGGGCTTTTGCAGATTGAGGAGGTTATTCCTGACCAATGGATGACCCTTCAATTTGATTTGCAACCAAGTATTTATCAATTAAAAAAAGGTGACCAGCTACGTTTAATTCTTTACACAACTGACTTTGAACACACAGTTCGTGATAATGAGGACTATCAGTTGACAGTGGATTTAAAGGCATCTAAACTAAAGATACCGAAATAA
- a CDS encoding helix-turn-helix domain-containing protein, whose amino-acid sequence MSQTSLKSLRLAKKLTQEQLANKTDISVRTIARYEKDVAVLRRAKYEKLKAIAEVLSVTVDDIFLG is encoded by the coding sequence TTGTCACAAACATCTCTCAAATCACTGAGATTGGCTAAAAAATTGACGCAAGAACAGTTAGCCAATAAAACTGATATTTCAGTTAGAACTATTGCCCGCTATGAAAAAGATGTAGCTGTTCTACGAAGAGCTAAGTATGAGAAATTAAAAGCTATTGCCGAAGTCTTATCAGTCACAGTTGATGATATTTTTTTAGGGTAA
- a CDS encoding helix-turn-helix domain-containing protein produces MSGQKSLFARNLKYLRLKNKMEQLELAEYLGRKSSSSISEWEKGKYTPKTDILGKIANLFKVSLTELMEVDLADRQNYPLPKRHLHDLQMISEQLDESYFKKLLDFGEELLEKQNTNNKK; encoded by the coding sequence ATGTCAGGACAAAAAAGTCTCTTTGCTCGAAATTTAAAATATCTTAGATTAAAAAATAAGATGGAACAATTAGAACTTGCTGAGTACCTTGGCCGTAAAAGTTCCTCTTCAATTAGTGAATGGGAAAAAGGGAAGTATACTCCAAAAACAGATATCCTTGGAAAAATTGCTAATCTCTTCAAAGTTTCTTTAACTGAACTAATGGAGGTCGATTTAGCAGATCGTCAAAACTATCCCCTCCCGAAACGTCATTTGCATGACCTACAAATGATCTCTGAACAGCTCGATGAGTCCTATTTTAAAAAATTATTGGACTTTGGCGAAGAACTACTAGAAAAACAAAATACTAATAACAAAAAATAG
- the scrK gene encoding fructokinase ScrK, with protein sequence MANELYGSIEAGGTKFVCAVGDKLLNIIDSVQFSTEDPKSTLTKTVDYFKQFTSDLKAISLASFGPIDIIKGSETYGCIQDTPKMGWSHTDLFGFLTESLQVPIHVTTDVNASAQGEMTQRSDINSLVYYTVGTGIGAGAIQASMEIGQIGHPEMGHILVAKHPKDQEFVGICPFHKDCLEGLAAGPSLEARTGIRGENIAENHSVWEIQAYYIAQALLQTTLTLRPEIIVLGGGVMSQNHVLQLVRKQFSKLLNDYITVPPLEDYIVTPIIENNGSATLGNFYLARKIDLENN encoded by the coding sequence ATGGCAAATGAATTATATGGAAGTATCGAAGCTGGCGGGACTAAATTTGTTTGTGCTGTTGGTGACAAGCTTTTGAACATTATTGATAGTGTGCAATTTTCAACTGAAGATCCAAAATCAACTCTAACTAAAACAGTTGATTACTTTAAACAATTTACATCTGACTTAAAGGCTATTTCTCTAGCCTCATTTGGGCCAATAGATATTATTAAAGGATCAGAAACCTATGGTTGTATACAAGACACACCAAAGATGGGCTGGTCACATACAGATCTTTTTGGATTCTTAACAGAATCTTTACAAGTTCCCATTCATGTGACAACTGATGTAAACGCATCTGCTCAGGGTGAAATGACACAGCGATCGGACATCAATAGTTTAGTTTATTATACTGTTGGAACAGGTATCGGAGCGGGAGCAATTCAAGCAAGTATGGAAATTGGTCAAATTGGGCATCCCGAAATGGGACATATTCTTGTAGCAAAACATCCAAAGGATCAAGAGTTTGTTGGAATTTGTCCATTTCACAAGGATTGCTTAGAAGGACTGGCTGCTGGACCAAGTCTGGAAGCAAGAACGGGTATTCGTGGGGAAAATATTGCAGAGAATCATTCTGTTTGGGAAATTCAAGCATATTATATTGCACAAGCTCTTTTACAGACTACGTTAACTCTTAGACCTGAAATTATTGTTTTAGGAGGAGGTGTAATGTCACAAAATCATGTTTTACAACTAGTTAGAAAACAATTTAGTAAACTCTTAAATGATTATATTACAGTCCCTCCCTTAGAGGATTATATCGTGACACCAATCATTGAGAATAACGGGAGTGCCACTTTAGGTAATTTTTACCTGGCCAGAAAAATCGATCTTGAAAATAATTAA
- a CDS encoding glycoside hydrolase family 32 protein, with amino-acid sequence MTYKFTIEKANAFTKENSQSVKNQFKPEIHFTAPIGWINDPNGFIFFKGEYHLFYQHYPYGTEWGPMHWGHAKTKDFLTWEHLPIALAPDMPYDKDGCFSGSAIVKDDKLWLMYTGNIIDAENGNQQVQNMAYSTDGITFKKLDKNPVATGEILPDTIVKSDFRDPKVFEKDGIYYAVVAAQDKKHVGSIILLSSLNLIDWSFESIFLEGQKNQGVMWECPDYFEIDGTSYLVLSPMRFPRDQFHFTNINSSVILKGEVDWETKTFKMDSLTELDQGHDFYAPQTLVDEKGRRIMIAWMHTWGRTLPTHELNHKWAGQMTMPRELHPFENGIKQAFLVEVVENLPTLPLNQAVETAGKLVTNPSSSIHYRLGEEGDAIHFGYDQEEDIVYINRSEQAQVIKGEEEWPIDLKASKIKADKLTVIIDKNAIEIIVNDGQAVLSSTYYLTNSQPILEETKSKWVTN; translated from the coding sequence ATGACTTATAAATTCACAATTGAAAAAGCAAATGCATTTACCAAGGAAAACAGTCAATCCGTGAAAAATCAATTTAAACCAGAAATTCATTTTACAGCTCCAATTGGATGGATTAATGATCCTAATGGCTTTATCTTTTTCAAAGGTGAATATCATCTTTTTTACCAACACTACCCATATGGAACTGAGTGGGGGCCAATGCACTGGGGTCATGCTAAAACAAAAGACTTTTTAACTTGGGAGCATCTTCCAATTGCTCTGGCACCAGATATGCCATATGATAAAGATGGTTGTTTCTCAGGTAGTGCTATTGTTAAAGATGATAAATTGTGGTTGATGTATACAGGAAATATTATTGATGCTGAAAATGGGAATCAGCAGGTTCAAAATATGGCATACTCTACAGATGGTATTACATTCAAAAAACTGGACAAGAACCCAGTTGCCACTGGAGAAATCCTTCCTGATACAATTGTTAAGTCTGATTTTAGGGATCCAAAAGTATTTGAAAAGGATGGTATTTACTATGCAGTTGTAGCTGCACAAGACAAAAAACATGTTGGTAGTATTATACTCTTATCATCATTAAACTTGATTGACTGGTCCTTTGAATCAATTTTTCTCGAGGGACAGAAAAATCAGGGAGTGATGTGGGAATGCCCAGATTACTTCGAAATTGACGGCACGTCATACCTTGTTCTTTCACCGATGCGTTTTCCAAGAGACCAGTTTCATTTTACAAATATTAATTCTTCAGTGATTTTAAAAGGTGAAGTTGATTGGGAAACTAAAACATTTAAGATGGATTCACTGACAGAACTTGATCAAGGACATGACTTTTATGCTCCACAAACATTAGTTGATGAAAAAGGTCGTCGTATTATGATTGCTTGGATGCATACTTGGGGAAGAACCTTACCAACGCATGAACTAAATCATAAATGGGCTGGGCAAATGACTATGCCACGAGAATTGCATCCCTTTGAGAATGGAATTAAGCAGGCATTTCTTGTAGAGGTAGTTGAAAATCTCCCAACTTTACCTTTAAATCAGGCAGTAGAGACAGCTGGAAAATTAGTCACAAATCCTTCATCTTCGATACACTATCGACTTGGTGAAGAGGGTGATGCTATTCACTTCGGCTATGATCAAGAAGAAGATATTGTTTATATCAATCGTTCTGAACAAGCTCAAGTCATCAAAGGTGAGGAAGAGTGGCCAATTGACTTGAAAGCATCAAAAATTAAGGCTGATAAATTAACAGTCATCATTGATAAAAATGCAATTGAAATCATTGTAAATGATGGACAAGCAGTTTTAAGTTCAACTTACTATTTGACAAACAGTCAACCAATCCTTGAAGAAACCAAGTCTAAGTGGGTCACAAATTAG
- a CDS encoding ABC transporter substrate-binding protein, whose protein sequence is MKKSNIYVGMLALASTCLLTACGSKNEVSSPDYELKNVSFPVKKDVTLKFMTTSSALAPKDPNDKLILKRLEKETGVHIDWTNYQSDFGEKRNLDISSGDLPDAIHNDGASDIELMSWAKQGVIVPVEDLIKKYMPNLQKVLEEKPEYKSMITAPDGHIYSFPWIEELGQGKESIHSVNDMAWINKKWLDKLGLEMPKTTEELKVVLEAFKTKDPNGNGKADEIPMSFINQPGNEDMKLLFGAFGEGDNDDHIVVSNDNKVDFTADNDSFKEGVKYIRSLQEKGLIDSEAFEQDWNSYVAKGSEQKYGVYFTWDKNNISGDNDDYEVLPVLAGPDGQKNVTRTNNSGFARDKMVITSSNKNLELTAKWIDQQYKPLQSVQNNWGTYGDKKQQNIFSFDKANKMLKHLPLGGTAPTEIRQKTEVGGPLAILDSYYGKVTTMPDDAKWRLDILKENYVPYMKNENTYPKVFMKEKDLDKIAQIEADMLDFIARKRAEWITKGNVDQEWDGYKKELEKYGLSEYLSIKQKYYDDYLESK, encoded by the coding sequence ATGAAAAAATCAAATATTTACGTTGGTATGCTAGCATTAGCTAGTACTTGTCTATTAACTGCTTGTGGATCAAAAAATGAGGTTTCTAGTCCGGATTATGAACTTAAAAATGTTTCTTTCCCTGTTAAAAAAGATGTCACATTAAAATTTATGACGACTAGTTCAGCGCTAGCTCCAAAAGACCCAAATGATAAATTGATTTTAAAACGACTTGAAAAAGAAACTGGTGTCCATATTGATTGGACAAACTATCAATCTGACTTCGGTGAAAAAAGAAATCTTGATATTTCAAGTGGTGATTTGCCAGATGCCATTCATAATGATGGTGCATCCGATATTGAGTTGATGTCATGGGCTAAGCAAGGGGTAATTGTTCCAGTAGAAGATTTGATTAAAAAATATATGCCGAATCTTCAAAAAGTGTTAGAAGAAAAACCTGAATATAAATCTATGATTACAGCACCTGATGGGCATATCTACTCATTCCCTTGGATTGAAGAGTTAGGTCAGGGCAAAGAGTCTATCCATAGTGTTAATGATATGGCTTGGATTAACAAAAAGTGGTTGGATAAATTAGGGTTAGAAATGCCTAAAACTACAGAGGAATTGAAAGTTGTCCTGGAAGCTTTTAAAACAAAAGATCCTAATGGTAATGGTAAAGCTGATGAAATTCCAATGTCATTTATTAATCAACCTGGAAATGAAGATATGAAGTTATTGTTTGGCGCATTTGGTGAAGGAGACAATGATGATCATATTGTTGTTTCAAATGATAATAAAGTAGATTTCACAGCTGACAATGATTCATTTAAAGAGGGTGTCAAATATATTCGTTCTCTTCAAGAAAAAGGATTAATTGATAGTGAAGCCTTCGAACAGGACTGGAATTCATATGTTGCAAAAGGTAGTGAACAAAAATATGGTGTTTACTTTACTTGGGATAAAAATAATATCTCTGGCGATAATGATGATTACGAAGTATTACCAGTATTAGCAGGCCCTGATGGACAAAAAAATGTGACAAGAACTAATAATTCAGGCTTTGCGCGTGACAAAATGGTTATCACAAGTTCCAATAAAAACTTAGAATTAACAGCAAAATGGATTGATCAACAATATAAACCACTACAGTCTGTTCAAAATAACTGGGGTACATATGGTGATAAAAAACAACAAAATATCTTTAGTTTTGATAAAGCAAATAAAATGTTGAAACATTTACCACTGGGAGGTACAGCTCCTACTGAGATTAGACAGAAAACTGAAGTTGGAGGCCCACTAGCCATTCTTGATAGTTATTATGGAAAAGTGACAACTATGCCTGATGATGCTAAATGGCGTTTAGATATTTTAAAAGAAAATTATGTACCATATATGAAGAATGAGAATACTTATCCTAAAGTCTTCATGAAAGAAAAAGACCTTGATAAAATAGCTCAAATTGAAGCAGATATGCTTGATTTCATTGCAAGAAAACGTGCTGAGTGGATTACTAAAGGTAATGTAGATCAAGAGTGGGATGGTTACAAAAAAGAATTAGAAAAATATGGGTTGTCAGAGTATTTAAGTATTAAACAAAAATATTATGATGATTATCTAGAATCCAAATAA
- a CDS encoding carbohydrate ABC transporter permease, whose amino-acid sequence MNTQLYSDFDKRVLIVNKILLGFLILITILPLGYVLIASFMDPQVLANQGLSLNPNDWTVDGYKRVLGDSAILRGFLNSFIYSTLFSIITVAVSVLTAYPLSKKDLVGRKWINYFLIFTMFFGGGLVPTYLLIKNLGMLNTMWAIIIPGAVNVWNIILARTYFQSIPDELVEAAVIDGANDMQIFFKIMLPLAKPIMFVLFLYAFVGQWNSYFDAMIYIKDPDLAPLQLVLRNILIQSEVSKDMIGAQAAMNEMKKIAEMIKYATIIISSLPLIIMYPFFQKYFDKGIMAGSLKG is encoded by the coding sequence ATGAATACACAATTATATTCAGATTTTGATAAGCGAGTTCTTATTGTTAATAAAATTCTACTGGGATTTCTAATTTTGATAACAATTTTACCATTGGGATATGTCCTGATCGCATCCTTTATGGATCCACAAGTATTAGCAAATCAAGGTTTAAGTTTAAATCCAAATGATTGGACAGTTGATGGTTATAAGCGAGTTTTAGGAGACTCAGCAATTTTAAGAGGTTTTTTAAATTCATTTATTTATTCAACTTTATTTTCTATTATTACTGTTGCAGTTTCTGTATTAACAGCCTATCCATTGTCAAAAAAGGATTTAGTTGGACGGAAATGGATAAATTACTTCCTCATTTTTACCATGTTCTTTGGTGGTGGGTTAGTACCAACTTACTTACTAATTAAGAATTTAGGGATGTTAAATACTATGTGGGCAATTATTATTCCAGGAGCTGTTAATGTTTGGAATATTATTTTGGCCAGAACATATTTTCAGAGTATTCCTGATGAGTTAGTGGAAGCTGCAGTTATTGATGGTGCAAATGATATGCAGATATTCTTCAAGATTATGTTGCCATTAGCCAAACCAATTATGTTTGTTCTATTCTTATATGCATTCGTAGGTCAATGGAATTCCTACTTTGATGCAATGATTTATATAAAAGATCCAGATTTAGCTCCCCTACAATTAGTATTAAGAAATATCTTAATACAAAGTGAAGTTAGTAAAGATATGATAGGGGCTCAGGCAGCTATGAATGAAATGAAAAAGATTGCAGAAATGATTAAATATGCAACGATTATTATTTCAAGCTTGCCGTTGATTATTATGTATCCATTCTTCCAGAAATATTTTGATAAAGGTATTATGGCAGGATCACTAAAAGGGTAA
- a CDS encoding ABC transporter permease — MKQKNGKSNVVERLKKQKLLFLMLLPGLLLTFIFKYVPMYGILIAFKDYNPLLGILKSPWVGLQEFHQFLSSPNFEVILMNTIKLSVFGLLLGFLPPIILAIMLNQLVSDRVKKKLQLILYAPNFISVIVIVGMLFLFFSIEGPVNDLLKMFGFNTNFMTNPNYFRSLYISSGIWQGMGWASTLYTATLVNVDTSLIEAAQLDGANIFQRIRHIDLPTLKPIMVIQFILAAGNIMNVGYEKAFLMQTSLNLTTSEIISTYVYKVGLVSGDYSYSTAVGIFNSVINMILLFSVNKIVERMNNGEGI, encoded by the coding sequence ATGAAACAAAAGAACGGGAAATCAAATGTGGTAGAAAGACTGAAAAAGCAAAAGTTACTTTTCCTGATGCTATTACCTGGCTTACTCCTAACTTTTATTTTCAAATATGTCCCAATGTACGGCATATTAATTGCTTTTAAAGATTATAACCCCTTATTAGGGATTTTGAAGAGTCCTTGGGTTGGATTGCAAGAATTCCACCAATTTCTTTCTTCCCCTAACTTTGAAGTTATATTAATGAATACAATCAAGTTAAGTGTTTTCGGATTATTGCTAGGTTTTCTTCCACCAATTATCTTAGCTATTATGCTGAATCAGCTAGTTAGTGATAGAGTTAAAAAGAAACTACAATTAATTTTGTATGCACCAAACTTTATTTCAGTCATAGTTATTGTTGGTATGCTCTTTCTTTTCTTTTCTATAGAAGGTCCAGTCAATGATTTATTAAAAATGTTTGGTTTTAACACTAATTTTATGACAAATCCTAATTATTTTAGATCTTTGTATATTTCTAGTGGTATCTGGCAAGGAATGGGTTGGGCATCTACTTTGTACACGGCTACTTTGGTTAATGTAGATACATCCCTAATAGAGGCAGCGCAATTAGACGGAGCAAATATTTTTCAACGTATTCGCCATATTGATTTGCCAACATTAAAACCAATAATGGTTATTCAATTTATATTAGCCGCAGGAAATATTATGAATGTTGGTTATGAAAAAGCATTCCTGATGCAAACATCATTAAATCTAACAACATCTGAAATTATTTCTACCTATGTTTATAAAGTTGGTCTTGTATCAGGAGATTATTCTTATTCTACAGCAGTTGGAATATTCAATTCAGTCATCAATATGATTCTCCTGTTTTCTGTTAATAAAATTGTTGAACGGATGAATAATGGAGAAGGGATATAG
- a CDS encoding LacI family DNA-binding transcriptional regulator has protein sequence MEKTSTMKDVARLAGVSVGTVSRVINNEAGIKESTLEKVASAIEALHYIPDAYARGMKTSKTQTIALIVPTIWHPFFAEFAYYVEEGLSKLNYKLLLCNTDGSRKEIEYINMLQQNKVDGIIAITYSPIDDYLASGIPFVSIDRTYVNKEIPCVTSDNYSGGNLAAEKLIEHGCTKLAFLGSHNKTINETKRRRDGFEDYLVQKEKDYVIFDLEEPFTDYDHQLEQFLILNPKIDGIFAINDFTAMTAISLLEKLGKNVPEDVQVIGYDGIKYAKERHYPVTTIKQPLEKMANEAIHILMCILNNQPHEPQVILPITFEEGSSTKIVN, from the coding sequence ATGGAAAAGACATCTACAATGAAAGATGTGGCACGACTAGCTGGTGTTAGTGTAGGAACTGTTTCTCGGGTTATAAATAATGAAGCCGGAATAAAGGAATCAACTTTAGAAAAAGTTGCCTCTGCAATTGAAGCATTGCACTATATTCCGGATGCATACGCAAGAGGTATGAAAACAAGTAAAACTCAAACAATAGCATTGATTGTACCGACCATTTGGCATCCCTTTTTTGCAGAATTTGCTTATTATGTTGAGGAAGGTTTAAGTAAGCTTAATTATAAATTGTTACTATGTAATACAGATGGTAGTCGAAAGGAAATTGAGTATATTAATATGCTTCAGCAGAATAAGGTTGATGGTATAATAGCGATTACTTATAGTCCAATAGATGATTATTTGGCTTCTGGTATCCCCTTTGTTAGCATTGATAGAACATATGTTAATAAGGAAATTCCTTGTGTAACATCAGATAACTATTCGGGTGGTAATTTAGCGGCGGAAAAATTAATTGAACATGGTTGCACCAAGTTGGCATTTTTAGGTAGTCACAATAAGACTATCAATGAAACAAAACGTCGAAGAGATGGTTTTGAGGATTATTTAGTTCAAAAAGAAAAGGACTATGTTATTTTTGATTTAGAAGAACCATTTACTGATTATGATCATCAATTAGAACAATTTCTCATATTGAACCCCAAAATTGATGGTATTTTTGCAATAAATGATTTTACAGCAATGACAGCAATTTCATTATTGGAGAAGTTAGGAAAGAATGTCCCTGAAGATGTTCAAGTTATAGGATACGACGGTATTAAATATGCCAAGGAAAGACACTATCCGGTTACCACAATAAAACAACCATTAGAAAAAATGGCTAATGAGGCAATCCATATATTAATGTGTATCTTAAATAATCAACCACATGAGCCACAAGTAATTTTGCCAATTACCTTTGAAGAAGGTAGTTCAACAAAAATTGTAAATTAG